Proteins encoded within one genomic window of Polaribacter sp. NJDZ03:
- a CDS encoding GIY-YIG nuclease family protein, giving the protein MKTYFVYILKCSDNLLYTGITNNLERRFEEHQKGLNKSCFTFKRRPLELIFNQVFNDVEQAIYFEKKIKKWSSKKKLALANEDFDLLQILSECRNATHHK; this is encoded by the coding sequence ATGAAAACGTATTTTGTATACATATTAAAATGTTCAGATAATTTACTTTACACAGGGATTACAAATAATCTCGAAAGAAGGTTTGAAGAGCATCAAAAGGGTTTAAATAAGAGTTGTTTTACTTTTAAAAGAAGACCTTTAGAGTTGATTTTTAATCAAGTTTTTAATGATGTAGAACAAGCCATTTATTTTGAAAAGAAAATAAAAAAATGGAGCTCTAAGAAAAAGTTAGCATTAGCAAATGAAGATTTTGATCTGTTACAAATTCTTTCTGAATGTAGAAATGCAACACATCATAAATAG
- a CDS encoding NlpC/P60 family protein has translation MKLYKYLLLSMLLISFSCKNEQKPTNELTTIYTTLKAEFAPDKRVELFDINIESADNQLILEGETTSKKAFTIFLDSLKNRKLAFTNNVRVLPDSAIGNLQYAIARNSVINIRSNPKHAAELGTQGLLGMSLKVLDKKGDFYRIQTPDNYISWVDKGGIQLITKNDFNAWNDAKKIMFAKNFGYVYVDKSTDSEIVSDITLGGLLQYLSEDDNFYKVKYPDNRIGFLKKEEAVIYNSWLESVEASKENVETVAKTLTGSPYLWGGTSSKGVDCSGFTKMVYLMNGFIIPRDASQQINAGKTVDKNLQFKDLEKGDLMFFGTKATSDKKQRVVHVGIWLGNDKMEFIHSSGNVHLSSMSADEANYDEFNKNRYLGSKRYLGVKDKMIVDLKEKIKL, from the coding sequence ATGAAACTTTATAAATACTTATTGCTAAGTATGCTTCTTATTTCTTTTTCTTGTAAGAATGAGCAAAAACCAACAAATGAATTAACAACAATTTACACAACTTTAAAGGCTGAATTTGCACCTGACAAACGTGTAGAGTTGTTTGATATTAATATTGAATCTGCAGACAATCAACTTATTTTAGAAGGAGAAACAACTTCTAAAAAAGCATTTACTATTTTTTTAGATAGCTTAAAAAACAGAAAATTAGCATTTACCAATAACGTACGTGTTTTACCGGATTCTGCCATAGGAAACCTACAATATGCAATTGCTAGAAATTCTGTAATTAATATTCGTTCTAATCCAAAACATGCTGCAGAACTAGGTACGCAAGGTTTGCTAGGAATGTCTTTAAAAGTTTTAGATAAAAAAGGCGACTTCTATAGAATTCAGACTCCGGATAATTATATTTCTTGGGTTGATAAAGGTGGAATTCAATTAATAACTAAAAACGATTTTAATGCTTGGAACGATGCTAAAAAAATAATGTTTGCCAAAAATTTCGGCTATGTTTATGTTGATAAATCTACTGATTCTGAAATTGTTTCTGACATTACTTTAGGTGGATTACTACAGTATCTTTCTGAGGACGATAATTTCTATAAAGTAAAATATCCTGATAACAGAATTGGGTTTCTTAAAAAAGAGGAAGCTGTTATTTACAATTCTTGGTTAGAAAGCGTGGAGGCATCCAAAGAAAATGTAGAAACTGTAGCAAAAACATTAACTGGTTCTCCTTATTTATGGGGCGGAACTTCTAGCAAAGGAGTTGACTGTAGTGGTTTTACAAAAATGGTCTATTTAATGAATGGTTTTATCATTCCTAGAGATGCTTCTCAGCAAATTAACGCAGGTAAAACAGTAGATAAAAACCTACAATTTAAAGATTTAGAAAAAGGAGATTTAATGTTCTTTGGTACAAAAGCCACATCAGATAAAAAACAACGTGTTGTGCATGTTGGTATTTGGTTGGGCAATGATAAAATGGAATTTATTCATTCTTCTGGTAACGTGCATTTAAGTTCTATGAGTGCTGATGAAGCTAATTATGATGAATTTAATAAGAATAGATATTTAGGTAGTAAACGTTATTTAGGTGTAAAAGATAAAATGATTGTTGATTTGAAAGAAAAAATAAAACTTTAG
- a CDS encoding FecR family protein, with translation MEAIEKSETLLAKWVSGEMTKEELSAFKKSEDYKLFVRIKEEATLFKRPKFNKEEVFSKIVNEITENKKVISLKADKKSKVFSLKNIMSVAATLLLLVSTFYFLNFNTDINTGFGEKRTIMLPDNSTVILNAKSSLSYNKKNWKQDRTLELEGEGYFKVAKGSKFQVKTTEGIISVLGTQFTVFEEEDFLTVTCFEGKVKVERKDIVVILTKGQTFSQYKDTVPLKIGTKKVNPDWLKQESSFVSAPLLVVLKSIEKQYHIKMINLELKKDKLYTGSFVHTNLKQALDAVLLPMNISYTISNDKKIVTLK, from the coding sequence ATGGAAGCTATAGAAAAGTCTGAAACATTGTTGGCTAAATGGGTTTCTGGAGAAATGACTAAAGAAGAACTTAGTGCGTTTAAAAAATCTGAAGATTATAAATTATTTGTTAGAATAAAAGAAGAAGCTACTTTGTTTAAAAGACCAAAGTTTAATAAAGAAGAAGTATTCTCAAAAATAGTAAATGAAATTACAGAAAACAAAAAGGTAATTTCTTTAAAGGCTGATAAAAAAAGTAAAGTTTTTAGTTTAAAAAATATAATGAGTGTTGCTGCAACTTTGTTATTGTTGGTAAGTACTTTTTATTTTTTAAATTTTAATACAGATATAAATACTGGTTTTGGGGAAAAAAGAACAATTATGTTACCAGATAATTCTACCGTTATTTTAAACGCAAAATCTAGTTTATCTTATAATAAGAAAAATTGGAAACAAGATAGAACGTTAGAATTAGAAGGAGAAGGGTATTTTAAAGTAGCAAAAGGAAGCAAGTTTCAAGTAAAGACTACCGAAGGAATTATTAGTGTTTTAGGTACTCAGTTTACTGTCTTTGAAGAAGAAGATTTTTTAACTGTTACTTGTTTTGAAGGAAAAGTAAAAGTAGAAAGAAAGGATATTGTAGTTATATTGACTAAAGGACAAACGTTTTCACAATATAAAGATACTGTTCCTTTAAAAATAGGGACTAAGAAAGTGAATCCGGATTGGTTAAAACAAGAAAGCTCTTTTGTGAGTGCGCCTTTGTTGGTTGTTTTAAAATCTATAGAGAAACAATACCATATTAAAATGATAAATTTAGAATTAAAAAAGGACAAACTTTATACAGGTAGTTTTGTGCATACAAACTTAAAACAAGCCTTAGATGCTGTTTTATTACCTATGAATATAAGTTATACCATTTCTAACGATAAAAAAATTGTTACTTTAAAATAA
- a CDS encoding SDR family oxidoreductase: MNLGLQNKNALVCGSTQGIGKATAILLAEEGVNVTLIARNEEKLKTVLAELPNKNQKHNYLVADFSNPEELQKVLETTDLKFHILVNNTGGPKSGALISATSSDLINAFQMHVVCNQILVQAVVPFMKTEKFGRIINVISTSVKEPIPGLGVSNTIRNAVGNWAKTLSTELAAFQITVNNVLPGFTDTARLDEIVKIKAKNENTTETEMVAIMKSYVPAKRFAKPEETAAAIVFLTSEQASYINGINLPVDGGRTKSL, translated from the coding sequence ATGAATTTAGGATTACAAAACAAAAACGCTTTAGTTTGTGGAAGCACACAAGGAATAGGAAAAGCAACTGCAATTTTATTAGCAGAAGAAGGCGTAAATGTTACGTTAATTGCTAGAAATGAAGAAAAGTTAAAAACAGTTTTAGCCGAATTACCAAACAAGAATCAAAAGCATAATTATTTGGTGGCAGATTTTTCTAATCCAGAAGAGTTACAGAAAGTTTTAGAAACTACAGATTTAAAATTTCATATTTTAGTTAATAATACAGGTGGACCAAAAAGTGGCGCTTTAATTTCTGCAACCTCATCAGATTTAATTAATGCGTTTCAAATGCATGTTGTTTGCAATCAGATATTGGTACAAGCGGTTGTTCCGTTTATGAAAACAGAAAAATTTGGGAGAATTATTAATGTCATTTCTACGTCTGTAAAAGAACCAATTCCGGGTTTAGGGGTTTCTAATACCATTAGAAATGCGGTTGGTAATTGGGCAAAAACATTGTCTACAGAATTGGCAGCCTTTCAAATTACAGTCAATAATGTATTACCAGGTTTTACAGATACGGCTCGTTTAGATGAGATTGTTAAAATAAAAGCTAAAAATGAAAATACTACTGAAACTGAAATGGTTGCAATTATGAAGAGTTATGTGCCCGCAAAACGTTTTGCAAAACCAGAAGAAACTGCTGCTGCTATTGTTTTTTTAACAAGTGAACAAGCAAGTTATATTAATGGAATTAATCTTCCTGTGGATGGAGGTAGAACCAAGAGTTTATAA
- a CDS encoding RNA polymerase sigma factor → MKELKSVCDSKIFEVLYNKYADDVYGFMFYKCGNKSLAEDFVQESFVKMWSNCKKVIFEKAKAYLFMVANNLFISDYRHQKVVLEHQKIIPNAVTSETPEYVLEEQEFLKKLQTVIGNLSEKQRVVFLMNRIDKKKYKEIALELDISVKTVEKRMSAALKEIRTYIKGI, encoded by the coding sequence ATGAAAGAATTGAAGTCTGTTTGTGATTCTAAAATTTTTGAAGTACTCTATAACAAATACGCAGATGATGTTTATGGGTTTATGTTCTATAAATGTGGCAATAAAAGTTTAGCAGAAGATTTTGTACAAGAATCTTTTGTTAAAATGTGGTCTAATTGTAAAAAGGTAATTTTCGAGAAAGCAAAAGCCTATCTATTTATGGTAGCTAATAATTTATTTATAAGTGATTATAGACATCAAAAAGTGGTTTTAGAACATCAAAAAATAATACCAAATGCTGTTACTTCAGAAACACCAGAATATGTGTTAGAAGAACAAGAGTTTTTAAAAAAACTACAAACGGTTATTGGTAATTTATCAGAAAAACAAAGAGTAGTTTTTTTGATGAACAGAATTGATAAAAAAAAGTACAAAGAAATTGCCTTAGAATTAGATATTTCTGTAAAAACAGTAGAAAAAAGAATGAGTGCAGCTTTAAAAGAAATAAGAACGTATATAAAAGGAATTTAA
- the kynU gene encoding kynureninase, giving the protein MKYQNNLEFAKQQDKEDPLSYLRNQFHIPKDKNGKDWLYFTGNSLGLQPKSTKKYINQELEDWANLGVEGHFEAKNPWLHYHELLTDKMAKIVGAKPIEVVVMNTLTTNLHLLMVSFYRPTKTKYKIVIESDAFPSDRYAVQSQLEFHGFSKEDVIEWKPRKGEELLNIEDLETIVEEQGDEIALLLIGGVNYYTGQFLDLKRIAEIGHAKECVVGIDLAHGAGNIQPNLHESGVDFAAWCTYKYLNSGPGSLAGLFVHKKHAKNKDLPRFSGWWNHNKTTRFNMRMPFDVMEGAEGWQLSNPPILSMAAIKASLDLFDEVGMDALREKSEKLTGYFEFLINEIGSEDIKIITPSNPKERGCQLSIQVKNADKSLHNKLTEKHIITDWREPDVIRCAPTPMYTTFEDVYNMVSILKELL; this is encoded by the coding sequence ATGAAATATCAAAATAATTTAGAATTTGCCAAACAGCAAGATAAAGAAGATCCTCTTTCTTATTTGCGCAATCAATTTCACATTCCGAAAGATAAAAACGGAAAAGACTGGTTATATTTTACAGGGAATTCTTTGGGCTTACAGCCAAAATCTACTAAAAAATATATCAATCAAGAATTAGAAGATTGGGCAAATTTAGGTGTAGAAGGTCATTTTGAAGCAAAAAATCCTTGGTTACATTACCATGAGTTATTAACCGATAAAATGGCGAAAATTGTTGGCGCAAAACCAATTGAAGTTGTGGTGATGAATACGCTTACCACAAATTTACATTTGTTAATGGTATCTTTTTACAGACCAACAAAAACCAAATATAAAATTGTTATAGAAAGTGATGCTTTTCCTTCAGATAGATATGCAGTACAATCTCAATTAGAATTTCACGGATTTTCTAAAGAAGATGTTATTGAGTGGAAACCAAGAAAAGGAGAAGAATTATTAAATATTGAAGATTTAGAAACCATTGTAGAAGAACAAGGTGATGAAATTGCTTTGTTATTAATTGGAGGCGTGAATTATTACACCGGTCAGTTTTTAGATTTAAAGCGAATAGCCGAAATTGGTCATGCTAAAGAGTGTGTTGTTGGAATTGATTTAGCCCACGGAGCAGGAAATATTCAGCCAAATTTACATGAATCAGGAGTCGATTTTGCCGCTTGGTGTACGTACAAATATTTAAATTCTGGTCCCGGAAGTTTAGCTGGGTTATTTGTGCACAAAAAACATGCAAAAAATAAAGACTTACCACGTTTTTCTGGTTGGTGGAATCACAACAAAACCACCCGTTTTAATATGCGCATGCCTTTTGATGTAATGGAAGGAGCAGAAGGTTGGCAATTATCCAATCCGCCAATATTATCTATGGCAGCCATAAAAGCATCTCTAGATTTGTTTGATGAAGTTGGGATGGATGCTTTAAGAGAAAAATCAGAAAAACTAACCGGTTATTTCGAGTTTTTAATCAATGAAATTGGTTCTGAAGATATTAAGATTATTACGCCAAGTAATCCAAAAGAACGCGGTTGCCAATTATCCATTCAAGTTAAAAATGCCGATAAAAGTTTGCATAATAAACTAACTGAAAAACATATTATTACCGATTGGCGAGAACCAGATGTTATCCGTTGTGCGCCAACGCCAATGTATACTACTTTTGAAGATGTGTACAATATGGTTTCAATATTAAAAGAGTTATTGTAG
- a CDS encoding NAD(P)/FAD-dependent oxidoreductase, which produces MNKTDKILIIGAGLCGSLLALRLAQRGYKIELYESRPDLRTTDISAGRSINLALSDRGFKALRLCGVEEKAREICIPMYGRLMHDRAGNTFASNYSGRENEYINSISRGDLNALLLNEVEKHENVNIHFNKKCKNVDLEKNTAHFKDNKTKEEFSIKADVIFGTDGAGSSLRKSYYLERKFLFSYSQNYLNHGYKELEIPADKSGKHQISNQHLHIWPRGDFMLIALPNLDGSFTVTLFLSYNEGEFNFENLTSEEKITEFFEKEFPDALAIIPNITAEFINNPTGALGTVKCSPWSYQNKTVLLGDSAHAIVPFYGQGMNASFEDITVFDEILNQNLDSWETIFKTYEKARKQDTDAIADLAIDNFHEMRDHVANPIFKEKRKIEMDLEKTFPTQYFSKYSLVTFNANIGYNEAMKRGRAQDKALLNLIAGDDVHTHLNMTKAELQVILEKVNTETNNILAEDKIAGM; this is translated from the coding sequence ATGAACAAAACAGATAAAATATTAATAATCGGTGCAGGTTTATGTGGAAGTTTACTTGCTTTACGTTTAGCACAAAGAGGTTATAAAATTGAATTATACGAAAGCAGACCAGATTTAAGAACCACAGATATTTCTGCCGGAAGGTCAATCAATTTAGCCTTGTCGGACAGAGGTTTTAAAGCGTTGCGTTTGTGTGGAGTAGAAGAAAAGGCTAGAGAAATTTGCATACCAATGTATGGTAGATTAATGCATGACAGAGCAGGAAACACCTTTGCATCTAATTATTCTGGTAGAGAAAATGAATATATCAATTCCATTTCTCGTGGCGATTTAAACGCATTGTTATTAAATGAAGTAGAAAAGCACGAAAACGTAAACATTCATTTTAATAAAAAATGTAAAAATGTTGATTTAGAAAAGAATACGGCACATTTTAAAGATAACAAAACCAAAGAAGAGTTTTCTATAAAAGCAGATGTAATTTTCGGAACAGATGGTGCAGGTTCTTCATTAAGAAAAAGCTATTATTTAGAACGTAAATTTCTTTTTAGCTATTCTCAAAATTATCTAAATCACGGTTATAAAGAATTAGAAATTCCTGCAGATAAAAGCGGAAAACATCAAATTAGCAATCAGCATTTACACATTTGGCCTCGTGGCGATTTTATGTTAATAGCCTTACCAAATTTAGATGGAAGCTTTACAGTAACGCTCTTTTTAAGTTATAATGAAGGCGAGTTTAATTTTGAAAACTTAACATCCGAGGAAAAAATCACTGAATTTTTTGAGAAAGAATTTCCAGATGCTTTGGCAATTATTCCAAATATAACAGCCGAATTTATAAACAATCCAACTGGAGCTTTGGGTACTGTAAAATGTTCTCCTTGGAGTTATCAAAATAAAACTGTTTTGTTGGGAGATTCCGCACATGCAATTGTACCTTTTTACGGACAAGGAATGAATGCTTCTTTTGAAGATATTACCGTTTTTGATGAAATTTTAAATCAAAATTTAGATTCTTGGGAAACCATTTTTAAGACGTACGAAAAAGCAAGAAAACAAGATACGGATGCCATTGCAGATTTAGCGATTGATAACTTTCATGAAATGAGAGACCACGTTGCAAATCCTATTTTTAAAGAGAAAAGAAAGATAGAAATGGATTTAGAAAAGACGTTTCCAACCCAGTATTTTTCTAAATATTCTTTAGTCACTTTTAATGCAAATATTGGGTATAATGAAGCTATGAAACGCGGTAGAGCGCAAGACAAAGCGTTGTTAAATTTAATTGCAGGAGATGACGTTCACACGCATTTAAACATGACCAAAGCCGAATTACAAGTCATTTTAGAGAAAGTAAACACAGAAACAAATAACATTTTAGCAGAAGATAAAATTGCAGGTATGTAG
- a CDS encoding amidohydrolase family protein, which yields MEKRKLRINGHSHLLPYPEEIPQFMKDKEIFWVDDERKHMLQKGWKRPVTDSSFFLDEKLLWMEKNKLDHAVVLNLSQLYGNGLRLEEMKKALRFQNDFNAKVQREHPSKFTCGFVVHPGFIYGALDEIKRCVEELGLKVLCLPTHFMDSIGQWRCVFDEENDAIFELADKYKLAIEIHPYDGDKMIKLENTNWRFHLIWMLAQCGDAYHFYTLNGMQERFKNIRTCFAHGGQLAQMNLGRRIQGFDGRPDLFEGKTHPRKAVGHKNIFFDTLVHDTDSLKLMFKRQGTSQVLMGLDDPYPLGEMESDAQSSYPGKILDLAISENIITETEKGQIWEDNVLQWLFGDDEVAKQELITKILG from the coding sequence ATGGAAAAAAGAAAACTTCGCATAAACGGACATTCACATTTATTGCCTTATCCAGAAGAAATTCCTCAGTTTATGAAGGACAAAGAGATTTTTTGGGTAGACGATGAGCGTAAACACATGTTACAGAAAGGATGGAAACGTCCTGTGACAGATTCTAGTTTTTTCTTAGATGAGAAATTATTGTGGATGGAGAAAAACAAGTTAGATCATGCGGTGGTTTTAAACCTTTCTCAATTATATGGTAACGGTTTACGTTTAGAAGAAATGAAAAAAGCGTTGCGTTTTCAGAATGATTTTAATGCAAAAGTGCAAAGAGAACATCCGTCTAAATTTACGTGTGGTTTTGTGGTGCATCCTGGTTTTATTTATGGTGCTTTAGATGAAATAAAACGTTGTGTAGAAGAATTAGGCTTAAAAGTTTTGTGTTTGCCAACACATTTTATGGATTCGATAGGGCAATGGCGTTGTGTTTTTGATGAAGAAAATGATGCAATTTTTGAATTGGCAGATAAATATAAATTGGCAATTGAAATTCATCCGTATGATGGTGATAAAATGATAAAATTAGAAAATACCAATTGGCGTTTTCACTTAATTTGGATGTTGGCACAATGTGGAGATGCGTATCATTTTTACACCTTAAACGGAATGCAAGAGCGTTTTAAAAATATTAGAACATGTTTTGCTCATGGAGGTCAATTGGCACAAATGAACTTAGGAAGAAGGATACAAGGTTTTGATGGAAGACCAGATTTATTTGAAGGGAAAACGCATCCTAGAAAAGCGGTTGGTCACAAAAATATCTTTTTTGATACTTTGGTGCACGATACAGATTCTTTAAAATTAATGTTTAAAAGGCAAGGCACAAGTCAGGTTTTAATGGGTTTAGACGATCCATATCCGTTAGGAGAAATGGAAAGTGATGCACAGTCTTCTTATCCTGGTAAAATATTAGATCTAGCAATTAGTGAGAATATTATTACCGAAACAGAAAAAGGGCAAATTTGGGAAGATAATGTCTTGCAATGGTTGTTTGGTGATGATGAGGTTGCGAAGCAAGAATTGATTACTAAAATTTTAGGGTAA
- a CDS encoding 3-hydroxyanthranilate 3,4-dioxygenase — MSNLVQPLNFKKWIDEHRHLLKSPVGNKQVWDNGEYIVMVVGGPNNRKDYHYNETPEFFYQVEGDMILKIIDDKGQQIDIEINEGDIYLLPAKVPHSPQRKENTVGLVIEYPRRKKMKDALQWYCENCGNLLYRKKFKLENIEVDLPIIFDKFYSDIEKCTCDNCGTVMEAPKKVGS, encoded by the coding sequence ATGAGCAATTTAGTACAGCCTTTAAATTTTAAAAAGTGGATTGATGAACATCGTCATTTATTAAAATCGCCTGTTGGTAACAAGCAAGTTTGGGATAATGGCGAGTATATTGTGATGGTTGTTGGTGGGCCAAATAATAGAAAAGATTATCATTATAATGAAACTCCGGAGTTTTTCTATCAGGTAGAAGGAGACATGATTTTAAAAATAATTGATGATAAAGGCCAACAAATTGATATTGAAATTAATGAAGGTGACATTTATTTGTTGCCTGCAAAAGTGCCACATTCGCCACAAAGAAAAGAAAATACGGTTGGTTTGGTAATTGAGTATCCGCGAAGAAAGAAGATGAAAGATGCTTTGCAATGGTATTGTGAAAACTGTGGAAACCTTTTGTATAGAAAGAAATTTAAGTTAGAAAATATAGAAGTTGATTTGCCAATAATTTTTGATAAATTTTATTCTGATATAGAAAAATGCACGTGTGACAATTGTGGAACGGTAATGGAAGCTCCGAAAAAAGTTGGCAGTTAA
- a CDS encoding FAD-dependent monooxygenase translates to MKYTIIGAGIGGLTTALAFEQKGIDYQIFEKAAVLNEVGAGIWLAPNALQVLESLGVLEDVITNGNFIDRITIGKQDLSPISDSHQDFIKDIFGYTTVAIHRAALQKLLFDKIPKEKIFLNKGFESFKEIAANKIEITFNDTSKTTTDFLIAADGINSKVRKQLFPESKKRYSGQTCWRGITNRVLEDHLLHRGFELWGNKIRFGISKVSKDKTYWFAVVLAKENEQVEVSLVKEKLLKMFSEFDPLITDLIAATDIDRIIKSDIHDLKPLKKWHKNNICLIGDAGHATTPNMGQGGAQAIEDAFYLSNLIAENKDKNVFELFQKKRQKKVDLVVNQSWMTGKMAHWKYGRGFRDFILKSVPKSIINKKMIALYQLEK, encoded by the coding sequence ATGAAATATACAATTATTGGCGCAGGAATTGGTGGGTTAACGACAGCTTTGGCTTTTGAACAAAAAGGAATCGACTATCAGATTTTTGAAAAAGCAGCTGTTTTAAATGAAGTCGGAGCCGGAATTTGGTTAGCGCCAAATGCATTGCAAGTTTTAGAAAGTTTAGGTGTTTTAGAAGACGTAATTACTAACGGAAATTTTATTGATAGAATTACCATTGGAAAACAAGATTTATCGCCAATTTCAGATAGTCATCAAGATTTTATAAAGGATATTTTTGGTTATACTACAGTTGCAATACATAGAGCAGCGCTTCAAAAATTGTTGTTTGATAAAATTCCGAAAGAGAAAATATTTTTAAATAAAGGATTTGAATCTTTTAAAGAAATAGCAGCCAACAAAATTGAAATTACTTTTAACGATACTTCTAAAACTACAACCGATTTTTTAATTGCTGCAGATGGCATCAACTCTAAAGTTAGAAAGCAATTATTTCCAGAAAGTAAGAAAAGATATTCTGGACAAACTTGTTGGCGAGGAATTACAAATAGGGTGTTAGAAGACCATTTATTACACAGAGGATTTGAGCTTTGGGGCAATAAAATTAGATTCGGAATTTCTAAAGTATCAAAAGATAAAACCTATTGGTTTGCAGTTGTTTTAGCAAAAGAAAATGAGCAAGTTGAGGTTAGTTTGGTAAAAGAGAAGTTGCTAAAAATGTTTTCTGAATTTGATCCTTTAATTACAGATTTAATTGCTGCAACAGATATTGATCGAATTATAAAAAGTGATATTCACGATTTAAAACCGCTTAAAAAGTGGCATAAAAATAATATTTGTTTAATTGGAGATGCAGGTCATGCAACTACTCCGAATATGGGACAAGGAGGCGCACAAGCAATTGAAGACGCGTTTTATTTAAGTAATTTAATTGCTGAAAATAAAGACAAAAATGTGTTTGAGTTGTTTCAGAAAAAAAGACAAAAGAAAGTAGATTTGGTGGTAAATCAATCTTGGATGACCGGTAAAATGGCACATTGGAAATACGGAAGAGGTTTTCGCGATTTTATCTTAAAAAGTGTTCCTAAATCTATTATAAATAAGAAAATGATAGCGTTATATCAGCTAGAAAAATAA
- a CDS encoding DUF2141 domain-containing protein, with translation MKKLILIFTIIFSAISTTNAQEETANLTINISGLNSDKGSLLIGLYNNKDTFLKKHFKGDVVKIKDKKSLVIFKDLPKGEYAVSFIHDENSNNKMDTNFMKIPKEDYGCSNNARGFMGPPKYKDAKFQLIANKTIEIKI, from the coding sequence ATGAAAAAATTAATTTTAATATTCACTATCATTTTTAGTGCAATTTCAACTACAAACGCACAAGAAGAAACTGCCAACTTAACTATTAATATTTCTGGTTTAAATTCTGATAAAGGATCTTTATTAATTGGTCTTTATAACAATAAAGATACTTTCTTAAAGAAACATTTTAAAGGTGATGTTGTTAAAATTAAAGACAAAAAATCATTAGTCATTTTTAAAGATTTGCCAAAAGGAGAATATGCTGTTTCTTTTATTCATGATGAAAATAGCAACAACAAAATGGACACCAATTTCATGAAAATCCCTAAAGAAGACTATGGTTGCTCAAACAACGCTAGAGGCTTTATGGGACCTCCAAAGTACAAGGATGCTAAATTTCAATTAATAGCAAACAAAACAATTGAAATTAAAATATAA
- a CDS encoding DUF6500 family protein, with product MNTEIKEKIIAVCEDKIAKKGTNVGLSFYAFFKNKNDNPVLLMEVAKWWIETHKLDHFEKAVKIKQMVLDYK from the coding sequence ATGAATACAGAAATAAAAGAAAAAATAATAGCAGTTTGTGAGGATAAAATAGCTAAAAAAGGAACAAATGTTGGTTTGTCTTTTTATGCATTTTTCAAGAATAAAAATGATAATCCGGTTTTGTTAATGGAAGTCGCTAAATGGTGGATTGAAACTCATAAATTAGATCATTTTGAAAAAGCCGTGAAGATTAAACAGATGGTTTTGGATTATAAATAA
- a CDS encoding DUF1697 domain-containing protein, translating to MKKYIVLLRGINVSGKNKLPMAELRDLLNDLGFKNVQTYIQSGNIILESDEGKSVICKKINQEIQTKFGYDVPVIARTIPQFKKAITSYPFPTDNTKIVAFVFLNKKVYETKVEVKDIENDQYLIDNDMVYIYCESSFSKTKLSNNLFERSLYVSATTRNYNTTLKLLELAESN from the coding sequence ATGAAAAAATATATAGTTTTACTACGCGGAATAAATGTCTCAGGAAAAAACAAACTTCCAATGGCAGAACTACGCGATTTATTAAACGATTTAGGTTTTAAAAACGTACAAACATACATACAAAGCGGAAACATTATTTTAGAATCAGATGAAGGTAAATCTGTAATTTGTAAGAAAATTAATCAAGAAATTCAAACTAAATTTGGTTACGATGTTCCTGTAATTGCAAGAACAATTCCTCAATTTAAAAAAGCAATTACTAGTTATCCTTTTCCTACAGACAACACCAAAATAGTTGCTTTTGTTTTCTTAAACAAAAAGGTCTATGAAACAAAAGTTGAGGTAAAAGATATTGAGAACGATCAATATTTAATTGATAATGATATGGTATATATTTATTGTGAAAGTAGTTTTTCTAAAACAAAACTTTCTAATAATTTATTTGAGAGAAGCTTGTATGTAAGCGCAACAACTAGAAATTATAATACCACATTAAAGTTATTAGAGTTGGCAGAAAGCAATTAA